Proteins from a genomic interval of Papaver somniferum cultivar HN1 chromosome 4, ASM357369v1, whole genome shotgun sequence:
- the LOC113271937 gene encoding uncharacterized protein LOC113271937 encodes MAGEARGLLISMQVGQIELPKLVWALKFFIKKWGRGTFGSLQKEVDKHETLIDVYDSLEEIDILNSEDYAARELARINHKKASLNLARKWFSRSKGQWLAEGEKIQDSSINMLLISRSLSVMQSIMLEKPFEESEVKNVIWNFGKNKSPRPDGYTMELFKAVPISLIGGIYKIISKLLADTLKQVLPSIISEFQGAFVDSRKISDGILIASELIDSKSGLAESI; translated from the exons ATGGCTGGAGAGGCCCGGGGGTTGCTTATATCAATGCAAGTAG GTCAAATAGAACTACCGAAACTAGTATGGGCTCTCAAGTTTTTTATAAAGAAATGGGGAAGAGGAACTTTTGGCTCATTACAGAAGGAGGTGGATAAACATGAAACTCTTATTGATGTTTATGACAGTCTGGAGGAAATAGATATATTAAACAGTGAGGATTATGCAGCTAGAGAGTTAGCAAGAATCAATCACAAGAAAGCTTCTCTGAATTTGGCAAGGAAGTGGTTCTCAAGGTCTAAAGGTCAGTGGTTAGCAGAAGGTGAAAAAATTCAAGATTCTTCCATAAATATGCTTCTTATAAGCAGAAG TTTAAGTGTTATGCAAAGTATAATGTTGGAGAAACCATTTGAGGAGAGTGAAGTTAAAAATGTGATATGGAATTTTGGCAAGAATAAATCACCAAGACCAGATGGATACACTATGGAATTATTCAAGGCAGT ACCAATTAGTCTTATTGGTGGGATCTACAAGATAATTTCTAAGCTTCTGGCAGACACATTAAAACAAGTACTTCCTTCAATTATTTCTGAATTCCAGGGTGCTTTTGTTGATTCTAGGAAGATAAGTGATGGCATTCTTATTGCATCTGAGCTAATTGATAGTAAAAGTGGACTTGCAGAAAGCATTTGA
- the LOC113271938 gene encoding uncharacterized protein LOC113271938 — protein sequence MEVLSVLIKRAAFLNLIPGLRPSSEAFEINHLQFSDDLIVFVDDNCAQKVLDENAGNSWNFDFCRNFREAEIEDIAHLLNFLDTFNRGEGQDHRLWQNGTKTFSVAECYKSLEDDGLLVFPYKSVWNPKIPHKMIFFVWSLCYNAAPIMDLLRNSYNVNGCVLCKKSAESNQHFFLHCDTTREIWFYFLSA from the exons ATGGAGGTGTTATCTGTTTTGATAAAGAGAGCTGCATTTTTGAATCTAATCCCTGGGTTAAGGCCATCTTCTGAAGCATTTGAGATCAATCATCTACAATTTTCAGATGATTTAATTGTCTTCGTTGATGACAATTGTGCACAG AAGGTGTTAGATGAAAATGCTGGAAACAGTTGGAATTTTGATTTTTGCAGAAATTTTAGGGAAGCTGAGATAGAAGACATAGCTCATCTCCTGAATTTTTTGGATACTTTTAATAGAGGTGAAGGTCAGGATCACAGATTATGGCAGAATGGTACAAAAACATTCTCAGTGGCAGAGTGTTATAAATCATTGGAGGATGATGGCCTGCTAGTTTTCCCTTATAAAAGCGTATGGAATCCAAAAATACCACACAAGATGATTTTCTTTGTTTGGTCTCTCTGTTATAATGCTGCACCTATAATGGATTTACTGAGGAATTCATATAATGTGAATGGTTGTGTGTTATGCAAGAAAAGTGCTGAATCAAACCAACACTTTTTTTTGCACTGTGATACAACTAGAGAAATTTGGTTTTACTTCTTAAGTGCCTAG